In one window of Labilibaculum sp. DW002 DNA:
- a CDS encoding 6-pyruvoyl trahydropterin synthase family protein, with protein sequence MAKVRLTKEFRFEMAHALWNYDGLCKNIHGHSYILYVTVIGEPIADENNPKLGMVMDFGDLKKIVNAEIVDKLDHAVVLSDKTPMLEQLNIPQMFERFFVFDYQPTCENMITDFADRIVKRLPADVKLHSLKLHETATSFAEWFAEDN encoded by the coding sequence ATGGCAAAAGTTAGATTAACCAAGGAGTTTCGATTCGAAATGGCGCATGCGCTGTGGAACTATGATGGTCTGTGTAAGAATATTCACGGGCATTCGTATATTCTTTACGTAACAGTAATTGGAGAACCTATTGCGGATGAGAATAATCCCAAACTGGGAATGGTAATGGATTTCGGAGATCTAAAAAAGATCGTAAATGCTGAAATCGTTGATAAACTGGATCATGCTGTTGTTTTAAGCGATAAAACGCCAATGCTTGAACAATTAAATATCCCACAAATGTTTGAGCGATTTTTTGTTTTCGATTATCAGCCAACATGTGAGAACATGATTACTGATTTTGCAGATCGAATCGTTAAGCGTTTGCCTGCTGATGTGAAATTACATTCTTTAAAGCTTCACGAAACAGCAACTTCTTTTGCTGAATGGTTTGCCGAGGATAACTAG
- a CDS encoding ArsR/SmtB family transcription factor, protein MKISELEPEKLEQAANMLKAIAHPMRIAILGYLDDGKKLTVTEIHELLNIEQSTTSHHLGILKDKGVLQSKREGKNTYYFLKHCSLSNIVDCISNCTHG, encoded by the coding sequence ATGAAAATTAGCGAATTAGAACCGGAAAAATTAGAGCAGGCAGCCAATATGCTTAAGGCAATTGCTCACCCTATGAGAATTGCTATTCTTGGTTATCTTGATGATGGAAAAAAATTAACGGTTACTGAGATACATGAATTGTTGAATATTGAACAATCAACAACTTCGCACCACTTGGGTATTCTTAAAGATAAGGGTGTTTTGCAATCGAAACGTGAAGGAAAGAACACCTATTACTTCTTAAAACATTGTAGCTTAAGTAATATTGTTGATTGTATCAGCAACTGTACTCATGGATAA